A region from the Janthinobacterium agaricidamnosum genome encodes:
- a CDS encoding lmo0937 family membrane protein → MLYTIAVVLIILWLLGLVTSYTIGGFIHILLVVAVIMILLRLISGRGL, encoded by the coding sequence ATGCTGTATACAATCGCCGTCGTACTCATTATTCTTTGGCTGCTGGGCCTGGTAACTTCCTATACCATTGGCGGCTTCATCCACATCCTCCTGGTGGTGGCAGTCATCATGATCCTGTTGCGTCTGATCAGCGGGCGCGGTTTATAG